Genomic segment of Camarhynchus parvulus chromosome 1A, STF_HiC, whole genome shotgun sequence:
CAAGAATTCctttgctttccagcatctccctgcagctgctgctgggattttctgcaagggcaggagcagcagctccgtTAATTCCAACAAAGGGAAATATCCCTAAACCCcactgtggctgctctgctgcttcgCCAACAGCCTCAGCCACCCACAGGCTCCAAAAACCGCTGGAATTCATCaacctccaaaaaccccaaattccttttCAGCACTCACACCCGACCCGCACCTGGAAGAAGCGATTCCCGCAGGAGAAGAGGGATTTTTTATCCtcccccatcccttcccagggccctctcagagctgcagggttCGGGCTCCCCTCACCTGTGAGGTACACGGCGAAGCGGGCGCGGACGTGCTGcgcctgcagccccagcaggcactGGGCGCGCCGGGGCTCGGCCGCCGCGTCGCAGCCgtggaagggcagcagctccagcagctctgccccctggcaccacctcagcagcagctgcttcttctgGGCACTGCCATCGTCCCTGCTGAGAGAGGGGCAcgggcacagctcagggaatgAGCAGGCACGCTGGGATCCGCCTTGCCAGGTGGTTTTTCCAGTCCCACGGGTGAGTTTTGGATCCAAAGTGGCAAattcccccctgccccagggctgcctgtgctggttttgcccGGGGTTGGTTCGTTTTTGcctcaggggctgctctggggtttgtgctgggagctgtgggtgggTCAGGGAGGTTCTGCTGttgctggagcagggcttggAAAGCCAAGGCTGCTCCTCACTCACCCCACAGGCCTGGGGCACAAGGCCAGGACAGGTGagtgccactgtcccaggggaTGTTCCAGAGCCTGGAATCAGGCTCAggatacaaaactgggaggaggagaaggaagagaggatGCTGGGAGAGGTGGTGAAGATGGagctttcctggggatggcctgtgatgggaaatggggatgaaTCCCTTggttttcccagctttccctgCTAAACTGGCTTTATCCCAACCCAGGAGTTTTCTCACTTCACCCATCCCTGGATGAACccaggccagagcagctccatcttCAAGCATTCCTGGTGGGAACTGGAGCAGCAATTCCTtctctgcacccccagctcaGGCCCCCGTCcctgcccaaatcccagctgggaCGGGGCAGGAAAAGGCCCAGAgggggcagagcccaggaaggtgccctgagctccagggctgtgccaggagctgggatgagctggtgggaagggagagaagtttgctttgggagttttgggaatGTGCAGCTCCTCAAGGGAATTCTGTGCCTCTCCAGGAGCCTGCAGCACTCCCTGAGGGCATCTCGGCCAGGGAGGAGCCTATGGAGGCCCAGCAGGGAGCAaggagagctgccagagctctgcctcATCCAGGACCACAtccaggagaacactgcaggCCATCTGATGCTCTCCAGgtcccaggccctgctgctccatcccagaaatccccagTTTGCCAGGCAGAGCCGTTACCTGAGGTCTCCTCTGAGCTTCTTGCTCTCCCTGTGGTGCAGGAGCCACTTCCACCTCCCGCTCCTGTTCAGCTTCTCCAGCACCTTCACCACCTCCTTCAGCTGGCCTGAGGGGACACCAGAGCTCAGCGTGGCTGGAAGGGGACCTGGGGGTCTctgggcccagccctgccccaagTGGGGCcacctgggggtgctcagggcttTGTCCAGGGGAGCTTTGAGTCCCTGCAAGGATGGAGATCAAACTGCACAGGATGGGGAACTGGGATCACGTCCTGGGGTGAATTTTTCCCTGATATCCTAAAGGACACGtgcagctgtccctgtcacctcaCAGAGCATCTCCCAGAAGAGGTGgctctgttttctctgccaCTTCCCACTAaggagctgaaggcagcagcaagttctcctccttttcccactggataccgggaaggaattcctggctgggctggaattcccagagcagctggggctgcccctggagccctgcaatggccaaggccaggctggagcagcctgggacagtgggaggtgtccctgtccatggaaTTGGATAATccttaaggtctcttccaacctaaagCATTCCATGAGTCTCCAGGCCAAACAAACATCCcgggacagccctgccctgtcctgggaTGTTCTGGGACCCCTGAGCTGGGCACTCCATCCCAGAGAGAGGGCTGGAGTCACAGCGAGGGCCAGAACTCCCTCCTGGACACAGAACCAAGGGGAAGGGTTGGGGATGTGTCAGGGACACTCACCCAGGGTCaccccttccagcagctcctcgtCGGACACCACGAACCCCCCGGCCTGGAAGAGCTCCTGGAATGTGTCCCCTGTCACCTCCTCGGGCTCGTCCACACCGGCAAACACCACGCTGGGACAGcgctccagctccagcaggcacggcacctgctccaggaacagggatttgggaacagccccagcccagggagcccagcccagcccagcccagcccagcccagcccagggagctgagcccagcccagcccagcccagcccagcccagggagcccagcccagcccagcccagcccagctcagggagcccagcccagcccagcccagggagcccccgcagcagcccagcccagggagcccagcccagcccagcccagcccagctcagggagcccagcccagcccagcccagggagcccagcccagcccagcccagcccagcccagggagcccagcccagcccagggagctgagcccagcccagcccagcccagcccagcccagcccagggagcccagcccagcccagcccagcccagcccagcccagcccaggagcccagcccagcccagcccagcccagcccagcccagcccagcccagcccagggagctggcccgagcccagcccagcccagcccagcccagcccaacattcctgtccccacatcccaacccagcccagcccagcccaacaTTCCTGTCTCCACATCCCAAGCCAGCGCTGGAGGCAGAGATTAACCATTCCCTGAACTGGTGAGTCAGGGTGAGGCTGGACCAGCAAAGCCCAACCTCAGTGCTttgagctgggctgctccagtATTTTTAATGGATGCTGGGATGAAATCCCAGTGCtgagagagggagcagggcagtCAGGCTCACAGTGTGGATGTGGGAGGCGATGTCCTCGTTCCTGACGATGACCAGCAGCCGCTCGCTGTCCcggtgctgggctctgcagaagCTCAGGGGCTCCATCCTCACGAACccctctgccttcagcagggCCTGCAACACACACAGGGCAGCCTTGGGTGGGGAGTGTTCTCCTGGGAACACGGGGACAGGAAGGGGAATGAGCTGCCCAGGGGAAtggggagcccccagccctgcagggatgtAAAAGGgacatggatgtggcacttggggacacgggggccttggcagtgctgggggatggTTGGACTTCAAATTAACCAGAGCAGATTtagatgggatcttggcaatgaggaattcctggctgggctgggattgccagagcagctggggctgccctgcatccctggcagtgcccaaggccaggctggacactgggacagtgggaggtgtccccgccatggggttggaactggatgatccttaaggtcctttcccacccaaaccattccacaacTCTCTGATGACTCAATCCCAAGGCTCCTGTGCCTGTGATTCCCactcctggcactgggagccaagGCGGCTCCTGGCCCCCAAACCGTCCCTGTCAGGCTGCCCGAGCCTCCCTGCTCCGGCCACCCTCAGCTCtccccctggagctgcccatccccatccatcctgaTCTATCCtgatccatccccatccattcCATCCtgatccatccccatccatcccatcctgATCCATTCCATCCATCCCGATCCATCCtgatccatccccatccatcccatccatcctgatccatccccatccatcccatccatcctgatccatcccatccatcctgatccatccccatccatcctgatccatccccatccattcCATCCTGATCCATTCCATCCATCCTGATCCATCCtgatccatcccatccatcctgatccatccccatccattccatccatcctgatccatccccatccatcccatccatcctgatccatccccatccattccatccatccccatccccatccattCCATCCATCCAGATCCATCCCGATCCATCCTGATCCATTCCATTCGTCCCCAtccatcccaatccatccccatccatccccatccatccccatccatccccatccaccCCAATCCACCCCCACCCATCCCAGTGCACCCCAATTCACCCACATCcattccccccaccccaacccACCCCAACCCACGAGCAGCTCCCACCTTGGCCCTGTCGAAGAAGGGCTCCTTCCCGGTCTCCAGCAGGTAGAACATTCCCGGCTGCCGGCTGGCGGCCACGCGGCGCAGGCGGCACCGCAGGGCCCCGCACAGCTCCGCCACCATTCCCGGGAACGCCGCAGTCCTGCGGGGCCGGGCCAGCCCCGGCCTGGCGCCCcggcctcccctgcccggggCAGCACTCCCGGCCCGGGCCCCGGCCAGCAGCACCCTCTGGAACTCGGAGAACTCGTGCAGGATGCCGGCCACTTCCCGTCCGCCCGTCCCCGTCCGCGTGGCTCCGGCTCCGGGCCGTGCTGGTGCCGCAGCCGGCCCAGGCGCAGCGCGGCCCCGCGCTCCCGGCTCCGGGCCCGGCCCCTCCTGGCGGCCCGAGGGTCCCTGCGCGAGCGGAGCCACCCGTCCGAGGGCGGAATTGTCACCTGCAGGGGGCTCCTGCTGCGTGGGGACAGCGGGACGTGGGGAGAGAAGTCCGTCGGGAAGAGGCTTTTGGAGGTAGAAAAGGGCGGTTTGCCATTCCTTAGGATTTCTTTTAGCTTATAATGGAAGCGGAGACACTCCATGTCCAAAGTGTTCTGGGTGATTTCCTCCAGGCCCCTCCAGGTCCCCAGCAGGGATCGGGCCAGGTGGGACTCCCGGGCACGGCGGCTGCGCCTCCGGGGCGGCTGGAAATGTTCCACcctctcctggcactgcctggtgACCACGAGGCTCCCGGAATCCCTGGGCATGTCCCAGTCCCAGGCCTCCCCGGGCTCCTCCATGCGCTCGgagctcctggaggagctgtcCCAGGTAGTCCTTGCTCCTGCAGCATCCATGGATCTCATGATGCAGGAACTCCTGCTTGGAAGAGGGGAGCGAGAATTCTCCTCCAAATATTCCTGGTCTGAGTCAGCGAAGGAATTCTCCAATGGATCTTCAAAGGCCAAGCCCTCGTGTGTGTCTTGGCTCGGGAGCTGCTCTTCCCTTGGGAGCACATCCAAAATATCCTCGGCATCACTGAACTGCAGGTGTTCTCCAGAGAGATCCCTGGGCTCGTCCCACGGGATGGGAGAAGCGGGAAtttctccctgtcccacctCAGTGACAGCACAGTCGGGATCAGGGAACACCTGGGATCCCTCGGGGTGGTGCTCACAcacatcccagggctggcacaggggacactcCCGGCCTGGGAAAGGGGCAGGACTGGGAATGCTGcctccttccagctcctctggcaggAAGGGCTCCTCCCCGGGCTCCCTCTGGCatcccctgcctggctcctggggCTACCAGGGCTTCTGGGGCTACCACAGTTCCTGGGGCTaccacagctcctggggctaCCAGGGCTaccacagctcctggggctaccacagctcctggggctaccacagctcctggggctaccagggctcctggcactgctcccagggctaccacagctcctggggctaCCATGGCttctggggctgccagggctcatGAGTCTGCCACAGCTTCTGGGGCTACCAGGGCTCCTGGGGCTACCAGAGCTACCATGGCTTCTGGGGCTACCATGGGTTCTGGGGCTACCaaggctcctggggctgccatggCTCATGGGTCTACCATGGTTTCTGGGGCTACCACCGCTCATGGGGCTACCAGGGCTCCTGGGGCTACCATGGCTCATagggctgccacagctcctggggctcccaTGGTTCCCaaagctgccacagctcctggggctgctcctggggctgctcccagggctcccacacctcccagggctgccacagATCCTGGGGCTACCATAGCTCCCGAGGCTACCACagctcccggggctgctcctggggctgccatggttcctggggctgccatggttcctggggctgctcctggggctgccatggttcctggggctgctcctggggctgccctggctcccagcccagcGGGCGCTGTCTGGAGTGGGAGGGAGCATCCCAGTTAGCGCCTCAGGGAGGGGCGAGCCCGGCTCTGCCGGCTCCGGATCGTCCCATGGATCATACGGAGAAGGAGGAgcagatcccagctctgctgacgCTTCCAcgggagagcagggagctggggactCCGCCAGctcctgggaacagctgggatggAAGGAACCATCCAGGCTCCAGGCAGCCACGCTCACGTGTGCGGCTCCTCCTTCCCGGCACGGCTTCCAGAGGCGGCACAGCACCGACTCCCGCCGGCCCGGCACGGCGGGAACGCCGCGGTCAGAGTGTCCGGcggcaggagaagcaggagctgagtCCCCGTGGATGTTTgggaagctctgctgctgcctgcggAGCTCCTGTATGGCTGAGATGCCCTCCCtgatggaggaggagggctCTGGTTCCAGGTGATGGTGGAGAGGGATCTCTGCCATCTCCATGTTCGTGGTGTCGTTCCCAGGGGAATTCTCCGTCCCAGGGAACACATCCCCGctctcctcagctctgcactCATCTCCTATGTCTGTGTACTCAAAGGGGGAGTCCCGGCCGTCTCCTGCTCCCATGGGATCATCCAGCTCCTCCGTGCCATTGGCAGAGGGGCTCCCCAGCTGTTCCTCCACCAAAACCCCGTTCCCACCTTGGTTTGACTCCTCAGCATCCCGGGAACTGGGGTGGGGATCGGCGTCGCCCCCACCCcgctgggagcagcagctgctcagtccCAGGTCGCTCTGGGACGGCGACTGGAGGCTCTGCACGGGCTGATCCTCCGGAGCAGCCCACGGACCCAGGGAGCCATGGGGAGAGGCcgggcacacagagctggtgtCGGGGGACAGGGTCAGGCTCACCGCCGGCCTGCGGGCGGATCCCGCGCCCCCAGCACGCTCCCAGCGCTCTCCGGAGGGCTCGGAGGCAGGCGTGGCCCCGGCAGGCCCCGCGCTGTCTGTGACGCTGTCAGGCCGTGCCCCACGGACAGGGCCGGCCACTGTGTGTGACCCCACTGCGCTGTGGTCACTGTGCGGTGAGCCCACCTCGGCCACTCCAACCCCGTTTGTCTCCGACTCCGGCGTGCCCGGAGCGTCCCAGGGATCCGGGAGCTCCTCCTGGTTCGGTGACACCTCCTCAGGAAAGCCTCCAGGGACAGTCCCAGCCCCTTCTGAGGGCGCTGGCGAGGATCTGTCGGGGCAGGGGGGTGCCAGGGAggtggggctgggcacgggCTCCTGTTCAGGAACACCAAACTCCTCAGGAGATGCCGAATTCCCCGGATTCTGCTCGCATTCCATCTCAGCATCGCTGCTCTCGGACAGCACCAAACCCACGGGGCCCGTGAAGGAGCCTTCATCCTCCAACTCCTCGCactccttcttctcctcctcctcctctctctccttttctgagTGCTCTGAGGGCTCCTGGcattcctccccttcctcaggggctcccccaggctctgcacttccaggagctgcttccaAGGAATCACAGGCAGGCTGTGGATCAGCGCCACCCTCACCTTCCAGGGAATGCCCAGAGCCTCCcgctccctcctcatcctcggGAGGGCCGGGGCCACTCCCTGAGcctgcttcctgctgctgctccccgtTTTCCTGAGCTGCACACGGGGGGTCTGtccatggagctgtgctggagttCGGGGTTTGGCTCCCGGCGTTTTCTGGCGCATCCGGGGATTTGCTGGGACAGCCGAGCTCCTcgggagggctgggggtgatcctggcatccagcagctcctgcttggcTGGCTCCTCCTGGAACACAAGCCACAGGtcaacaagaagaaaacattcCTCATAGGAAAAcgcaggaaaaaaaccccactggaATATTTCTTCCTTCGTGCAAAACAGTTCCAGCCCTATGGaagctgcccctctgctcaagttttaaaggaattattttaatttgagaaTTCAGGCTGGGAAATACCTCAGCAGATCCCCACATTTTATGTTTACCCCAAGAACCTCCACTCCTGACCATGTGCAGACTGGAGAAAGTGTAAAAATGAATTTCGAGCTTTATCCAGAATGGAATTTTCATGGATTTCACCGGAGGGATGAGGGAAGTGAAGCAAAGCACTGCACTGGCACCTGCGTGGGGGAAAATCTCCTGAGCCAACAAATCCCAGCTTTCCAAATCCACGTGGGAATGGCTGTGCTGGATTTGGAATtctgctctgggatgctgggggctgccctgaTCCCTCAGCTGAGCGCACACAAACTCGGAATTTAAATCGGGAACAGGCGCTGAGCTCGACACTTGAATTACTTGGATTTGGGATTCCTCCCCCTTGGAGAgcatccctgcttccctgggtACCCCACAAGCACATCTCCATTCTTCTGGAAAATCCTGATCCCCTAAGAGAAAAATCCTGATCCTCTAGAGGAAAATCCTGCTCTTTTAAAGAGGAAATTCTGCTCCTTTTAAGAGGAAACTTCTGCTCCTTTAAGGGGAAAATCCTGCTCTACTAAGAGGAAAGTTCTGCTCCTTTAAAAGGAACATCCTGTTCCTTTAAGAGGAAAATCCTGCTCTTTTAAAGAGGAAATTCTGCTCCTTTAAGGAGAAAATTCT
This window contains:
- the TASOR2 gene encoding protein TASOR 2 — translated: MPAPAPPRPAEQNHQEPRALWAPCPWRGQLCIGGRRLCTIGLRSRHCAGSVPAQLPPSLDIKHVMGLSDLKKKLPEAAFGKKNYTRNEVCFQGVYSSLYEVEISNKDQSKMDQLVENLKEKDLAIIKYLQDQGVLILLTSSALARDDGLEPKEPVSLLALFLFSSPRALSPRVEKQDSRGRKEGSSRSSISLRIASVLPGLRYALRKAAASSCGAAGSPRIQEHLQEYAELQGSSPGSPGPGSDVPSVPVPSPCQDGDAVPSQKLSEQSLAQLRRYLSDPSGFTLGISAALQCLRGAGRNVAADPGNSSSSSSSSVPPGAAPCTRAAGAMRDKRELPSPAPERFLKSVTSPTKPWGRELRRKSSRILRKNTPPPKAQTPPGESSSRSREAAKKKTNGASSCPKKSASTGNSNEPMLKLANLQLPHGRKRGAEVLAAEIVHKPQCESAEKESSAPSSPAVEAKRPKTLENLDTKKVPVTEGGTKPGKSKTQKNVENRAAKPPEKQQEESERKEQPSELPSEASSQPPGAEIPRNVHPMAIPSFAFALPGDNSDSHALNLLADLALGSCIPAFIPKDSGVVPVESGDSCEQQSPSEPKSLRVASDHKYHRADKQGKKSTSAYSKVSQSQALPEQTDPSQLASPPREKTSGIVSRSSAGFQAFPPRPACEVNSHSIISAEHSYASPMPEDPKATPDPKGNNPRSAPAAPLVGKVLPFRHQQSSAAEPARSRSSPRKKEEFSKSHTVNLCGSSMKVTCRWEEEYLFHLDSRYTNDSLEKTVIRALHGPWDPDLPDDVEGMKLILHMWVALFYRKPSKLLSSSRKVVEHSNPSKFVSINSSGGFLELSDDSQDCFGFETCPADSGSDPDQTPSSSLDASAPAQGGPQPQRSAADSQTDADGAAGAVDSTVSSSSGELPCGEGEEEEEPSSTSCPESLPLPDGSREKLDGAGGEPEGVAEERARGVSSVTDVSSVTAEEPAKQELLDARITPSPPEELGCPSKSPDAPENAGSQTPNSSTAPWTDPPCAAQENGEQQQEAGSGSGPGPPEDEEGAGGSGHSLEGEGGADPQPACDSLEAAPGSAEPGGAPEEGEECQEPSEHSEKEREEEEEKKECEELEDEGSFTGPVGLVLSESSDAEMECEQNPGNSASPEEFGVPEQEPVPSPTSLAPPCPDRSSPAPSEGAGTVPGGFPEEVSPNQEELPDPWDAPGTPESETNGVGVAEVGSPHSDHSAVGSHTVAGPVRGARPDSVTDSAGPAGATPASEPSGERWERAGGAGSARRPAVSLTLSPDTSSVCPASPHGSLGPWAAPEDQPVQSLQSPSQSDLGLSSCCSQRGGGDADPHPSSRDAEESNQGGNGVLVEEQLGSPSANGTEELDDPMGAGDGRDSPFEYTDIGDECRAEESGDVFPGTENSPGNDTTNMEMAEIPLHHHLEPEPSSSIREGISAIQELRRQQQSFPNIHGDSAPASPAAGHSDRGVPAVPGRRESVLCRLWKPCREGGAAHVSVAAWSLDGSFHPSCSQELAESPAPCSPVEASAELGSAPPSPYDPWDDPEPAEPGSPLPEALTGMLPPTPDSARWAGSQGSPRSSPRNHGSPRSSPRNHGSPRNHGSPRSSPGSCGSLGSYGSPRICGSPGRCGSPGSSPRSSPRSCGSFGNHGSPRSCGSPMSHGSPRSPGSPMSGGSPRNHGRPMSHGSPRSLGSPRTHGSPRSHGSSGSPRSPGSPRSCGRLMSPGSPRSHGSPRSCGSPGSSARSPGSPRSCGSPRSCAKRNPKEWQTALFYLQKPLPDGLLSPRPAVPTQQEPPAGDNSALGRVAPLAQGPSGRQEGPGPEPGARGRAAPGPAAAPARPGAGATRTGTGGREVAGILHEFSEFQRVLLAGARAGSAAPGRGGRGARPGLARPRRTAAFPGMVAELCGALRCRLRRVAASRQPGMFYLLETGKEPFFDRAKALLKAEGFVRMEPLSFCRAQHRDSERLLVIVRNEDIASHIHTVPCLLELERCPSVVFAGVDEPEEVTGDTFQELFQAGGFVVSDEELLEGVTLGQLKEVVKVLEKLNRSGRWKWLLHHRESKKLRGDLRDDGSAQKKQLLLRWCQGAELLELLPFHGCDAAAEPRRAQCLLGLQAQHVRARFAVYLTENPSSSCREMLESKGILVADITTFLGTVQKVAAPFRRSYW